One window of the Rufibacter radiotolerans genome contains the following:
- the purN gene encoding phosphoribosylglycinamide formyltransferase — protein sequence MGTSSKKNIIIFASGSGSNAQRLLEHFEHHPHIQIVALFSNNPDAYALQRAQNFGVPTAVFDRPSLKAGEVQKQVEAYNPDLIVLAGFLWLLPAAFVQAFPHKIINIHPALLPKFGGKGMHGQHVHQAVLEANEFETGITIHYVNEHYDEGAPIFQERCPVEPHDTAETIAARVLTLEHQHLPRVVEELLTSDQKKPGTSAA from the coding sequence TTGGGTACCTCTTCTAAAAAGAACATCATCATTTTCGCTTCCGGGTCTGGGAGTAATGCCCAGCGCCTGCTGGAGCACTTTGAGCACCACCCGCACATCCAGATTGTGGCGCTCTTCTCCAACAACCCAGACGCATATGCCCTGCAACGGGCCCAGAACTTTGGCGTACCCACGGCCGTTTTTGACCGACCTTCTCTGAAAGCCGGCGAGGTGCAGAAACAGGTAGAGGCATATAATCCAGATTTAATTGTTTTGGCCGGGTTCCTCTGGCTGTTGCCGGCCGCCTTTGTGCAGGCTTTCCCCCATAAAATCATCAACATTCACCCGGCATTGCTTCCCAAGTTCGGAGGCAAAGGCATGCATGGGCAACATGTGCACCAGGCGGTGCTGGAGGCGAATGAGTTTGAGACGGGCATTACCATCCATTATGTGAATGAGCATTATGATGAGGGCGCCCCCATCTTCCAGGAACGCTGCCCGGTAGAGCCCCATGACACTGCCGAGACCATTGCCGCCCGCGTGCTCACCCTGGAGCACCAGCACCTGCCGCGGGTAGTGGAGGAACTGCTCACCTCTGACCAAAAGAAGCCGGGAACATCCGCCGCCTAA
- a CDS encoding TIGR03915 family putative DNA repair protein, protein MHFYTYDGSFEGLLTVVFEAYDRQEWPTQIDPEGEAPAGIFATHHFVATDEAKAKRVWEGLGKKLSKAAWENVYKAYLWEQPGFEMLIFQFARLVFSSPLAGVEENFAEPCVQKMAQVGKQMHREKHRMEAFIRFQQTQDGLYVAPINPDFNVVPLIVPHFEKRYADQPWLIYDVRRQYGAYYDLQQVNLVSLEEAPKGLQKGQLSASILTDIEPLYQQLWQAYFDHVNIPERRNRKLHLRHMPKRYWKYLTEKKPRVQAHQPIQNKQVPTGLKRLNR, encoded by the coding sequence ATGCATTTCTATACCTATGACGGCTCCTTTGAAGGACTGCTCACAGTAGTGTTTGAGGCGTATGACCGCCAAGAATGGCCCACCCAGATTGACCCGGAAGGGGAGGCCCCGGCCGGTATCTTCGCCACTCACCATTTTGTGGCTACGGATGAGGCCAAAGCCAAACGCGTGTGGGAAGGCCTTGGTAAGAAACTCTCCAAAGCCGCCTGGGAAAACGTGTACAAGGCCTACCTCTGGGAGCAACCCGGCTTTGAGATGCTCATTTTCCAGTTTGCGCGTCTGGTGTTCTCCAGCCCCCTAGCGGGCGTAGAGGAAAACTTCGCGGAGCCCTGCGTGCAGAAGATGGCGCAGGTGGGCAAACAGATGCACCGCGAGAAACACCGCATGGAAGCCTTCATTCGGTTTCAGCAAACCCAGGACGGCCTCTACGTCGCCCCCATCAACCCCGACTTTAACGTGGTGCCGCTCATTGTCCCGCACTTTGAGAAACGCTACGCCGACCAGCCCTGGCTTATCTACGACGTGCGCCGCCAGTACGGGGCCTATTATGACCTGCAGCAAGTAAATCTGGTATCTTTGGAAGAGGCCCCTAAAGGCTTGCAGAAAGGCCAGCTTTCGGCTTCTATCCTCACCGATATTGAGCCACTATACCAGCAACTCTGGCAGGCCTACTTTGACCACGTCAACATTCCGGAGCGCCGCAACCGTAAGCTGCACCTTCGGCACATGCCCAAACGCTACTGGAAATACCTCACGGAGAAAAAGCCCCGCGTGCAGGCGCACCAACCCATCCAGAACAAGCAGGTGCCTACTGGTTTGAAAAGGTTGAACAGGTAG
- a CDS encoding putative DNA modification/repair radical SAM protein translates to MSSPLIEKLSILADSAKYDVSCSSSGGKRKNQDKGLGNAEGMGICHSYTEDGRCVSLLKILLTNFCIFDCAYCVSRKSNDVKRAAFTVQEVVDLTINFYRRNYIEGLFLSSGIFKNADYTMERLVRVAKKLRLEHKFNGYIHLKTIPGASEELIKEAGLYADRLSVNIELPSEESLKSLAPEKNFKDVLTPMGNIKDQLVLVKEEKKLFKSTPSFAPAGQSTQLIVGASAESDRQILTLADGLYQNYQLKRVYYSGYVPVVTDSRLPLISTPPIIRENRLYQADWLVRLYGFGVNELLDEQNPQLDLQIDPKLAWALRNRQIFPLEINTADYELIVRVPGIGIKSAKKIVAARRFAALTWDHLRQIGVVLKRAKYFVTCHGKSLETREWDEETIRRRIIFGEKGGRASLWGSQLDLFSQAS, encoded by the coding sequence ATGTCTTCACCGCTAATAGAAAAACTAAGTATTTTGGCAGACTCTGCCAAGTATGACGTTTCCTGCTCTTCCAGCGGCGGTAAACGCAAAAACCAGGACAAAGGATTAGGCAACGCCGAAGGCATGGGTATCTGCCATAGCTATACCGAAGACGGACGTTGTGTGTCACTGCTTAAAATACTGCTCACCAACTTCTGCATTTTTGACTGCGCCTACTGTGTGTCCAGGAAAAGCAATGACGTGAAGCGGGCGGCTTTCACGGTACAGGAAGTGGTGGACCTGACCATCAATTTTTACCGCCGCAACTATATAGAGGGCCTGTTCCTGAGTTCGGGTATTTTCAAAAACGCCGATTATACCATGGAGCGTCTGGTACGGGTGGCCAAAAAGTTGCGCTTGGAGCATAAGTTCAACGGCTATATCCACCTCAAGACCATACCCGGCGCCAGTGAAGAACTCATCAAGGAAGCCGGACTGTACGCCGATAGACTGAGCGTGAACATTGAGTTGCCCTCTGAGGAAAGCCTGAAAAGCCTGGCCCCGGAGAAAAACTTCAAAGACGTGCTCACGCCCATGGGCAATATCAAAGACCAGCTGGTGCTGGTAAAGGAAGAGAAGAAGCTGTTCAAGTCTACGCCTTCTTTTGCGCCCGCCGGACAAAGCACGCAGTTGATTGTGGGTGCTTCCGCTGAAAGCGACCGGCAGATACTGACCCTAGCCGACGGCCTGTACCAGAATTACCAGCTCAAGCGCGTGTATTACTCGGGTTATGTGCCGGTAGTCACCGACAGCCGCCTGCCGCTCATCAGCACGCCGCCCATCATCAGGGAGAACCGCCTGTACCAGGCCGACTGGCTGGTGCGCCTGTATGGATTTGGCGTGAACGAACTGCTGGACGAACAGAACCCGCAGCTGGACCTGCAGATTGACCCCAAGCTGGCCTGGGCGCTGCGCAACCGGCAGATTTTCCCGCTGGAGATTAATACGGCTGACTATGAACTGATTGTCCGGGTACCGGGCATCGGCATTAAGTCGGCGAAGAAGATAGTGGCGGCCCGCCGCTTTGCCGCCCTCACCTGGGACCATTTGCGCCAGATTGGGGTAGTGCTGAAACGGGCCAAGTATTTTGTTACCTGCCATGGTAAAAGTTTGGAGACGAGAGAATGGGACGAAGAAACCATCAGGAGAAGAATCATTTTCGGGGAGAAGGGCGGCCGCGCCAGCCTTTGGGGCAGCCAGCTGGACCTGTTCAGCCAGGCAAGCTAA
- a CDS encoding BamA/TamA family outer membrane protein, giving the protein MCLLLTVAGWLTFFGAQAQVVPPVTTPPVTQPPPDSLSQDTTKTQEFLKTLKDISQRKTLMGRAVKALVVFKPRKVEGPVENARLPQTYDQHNYKVVRSIYFKRLDAFGYSINDTLAVPDNYLERLGNGLHMRTKQSMLRNQILFQEGDMLEPLDLSESERLLRQTAYILDARVLVNDSTSTEDSVDVVIITKDVFSISASGSASTSSTRLSLRDINFMGLGHQIRTSYRFGLSEPQPWQFQGRYFIENISRSFISAELLYNNTYYYKQQSISFRRDFFATNTKYAGGASASWYQTLQPDYYQVEDPEPGAPIPHTPLDYYVQDFWLGRAFRLKSYDLAQDNPGRFITAARVMNVRYTQGGGPTLQSARLYLTAFGYSFRRYYKDQYLFGFGRTEDIPAGNLLAITAGFEDGSVKNRPYLGLKGAFGKYRSNFGYLYGGLEYGSYRYKGGWEQGVLTTEALYFTPLYRLRNWRWRHFLWSRSSLGLRRPDLFALDIDQEDGIRGFSSQEVRGYRRFVLNYETNFFTPLTLLGFRLAVVGFADAAWLTSVKDRSPFREKPYTGFGMGLRFRNEYFTFNTIQILLGYYPRLPQLGNHQDFKLFQTTRQYYDFNDLRFTQPLISEFR; this is encoded by the coding sequence GTGTGCCTGCTGCTTACGGTGGCAGGCTGGTTGACCTTTTTTGGCGCTCAGGCCCAGGTGGTTCCACCGGTCACCACCCCACCAGTGACCCAACCGCCACCTGATTCCCTCTCCCAGGATACTACCAAGACCCAGGAATTTCTAAAGACCCTGAAAGACATTAGCCAGCGGAAAACCCTAATGGGCCGGGCGGTGAAAGCGTTGGTGGTCTTTAAGCCCCGCAAAGTGGAAGGCCCCGTGGAAAATGCGCGGCTTCCGCAAACCTATGACCAGCACAACTATAAGGTGGTGCGCAGCATTTACTTTAAACGGCTGGACGCCTTTGGTTACTCCATCAATGACACCCTGGCCGTGCCAGACAACTACCTGGAGCGCCTGGGCAACGGCCTGCACATGCGCACCAAACAAAGCATGCTGCGGAACCAGATCCTGTTCCAGGAAGGCGATATGCTGGAACCCCTGGACCTCTCTGAATCTGAGCGTTTGCTCCGCCAGACGGCCTACATCTTAGACGCCCGGGTGCTGGTGAATGACTCCACCTCCACTGAGGACAGCGTAGACGTAGTCATCATTACCAAAGACGTGTTCAGTATTAGCGCCTCGGGCTCTGCCAGCACTTCCAGTACCCGCCTTTCTTTGCGGGATATCAATTTCATGGGGTTAGGCCACCAGATCAGGACCAGTTACCGGTTTGGGTTGTCTGAGCCGCAGCCCTGGCAGTTTCAGGGCCGGTATTTCATAGAGAACATTTCCAGAAGCTTTATTTCCGCGGAGCTTCTTTATAACAACACCTATTATTATAAGCAGCAAAGCATCAGTTTCCGGCGTGACTTCTTTGCTACCAACACTAAATATGCAGGCGGGGCCTCGGCCAGTTGGTACCAGACCCTGCAGCCAGATTATTATCAGGTAGAAGACCCTGAGCCAGGCGCGCCCATTCCCCATACCCCTCTGGATTATTACGTACAGGATTTCTGGTTGGGCCGCGCCTTCCGCCTGAAGTCCTATGACCTGGCGCAGGACAACCCGGGCCGTTTCATTACCGCCGCCCGCGTAATGAACGTGCGCTACACCCAGGGTGGCGGCCCCACCCTTCAGAGCGCCCGCCTCTACCTCACGGCCTTTGGCTACAGTTTCAGGAGGTATTACAAAGATCAGTACCTGTTCGGGTTTGGGCGTACCGAGGATATTCCCGCCGGAAACCTGCTGGCCATTACGGCCGGGTTTGAGGACGGCTCTGTGAAGAACCGCCCCTACCTGGGCCTTAAAGGCGCCTTTGGCAAGTACCGCTCTAATTTCGGATATCTCTACGGGGGGCTGGAGTATGGCAGTTACCGCTACAAAGGCGGCTGGGAACAGGGGGTGCTCACCACCGAGGCCCTGTATTTCACGCCCCTGTACCGGCTGCGCAACTGGCGCTGGCGGCATTTTCTGTGGAGCAGGTCCTCGCTTGGTCTGCGCCGGCCCGATCTGTTTGCCCTGGACATTGACCAGGAAGACGGCATAAGAGGGTTCAGTTCGCAGGAGGTGCGCGGCTACCGCCGGTTCGTGCTGAATTATGAGACCAATTTTTTCACGCCCCTTACCCTGCTGGGCTTCCGGCTGGCGGTGGTGGGCTTCGCCGATGCTGCCTGGCTCACCAGCGTCAAAGACCGCTCCCCTTTCCGCGAGAAACCCTACACCGGATTTGGCATGGGCCTTCGGTTCCGGAACGAGTATTTCACATTCAACACCATCCAGATCCTGCTGGGCTATTACCCGCGCCTGCCCCAATTAGGCAATCACCAGGACTTTAAGTTGTTCCAGACCACGCGCCAGTATTATGATTTCAATGATTTGCGCTTTACCCAACCCCTTATTTCTGAGTTCAGGTAA